The genomic DNA TCGAAGCGCGCCAGGCTGCCCATCAGGAACACCGCGAGACAGATGTACGGATAGACGTTGAACAGGAAGTTGTGCAGGATGATCGGCATGGCAATCTCCTTGGATCAGGCCGCCGCGCCGGGCGGGCGGCGCAGGATGTGGACGGGCTGGGCCGCAGCGGGTGAACCCGGCTTGGGCGAGGCCTGCCCCTGGGTGCTGCAGCCGCCGAAAACGGGAGGCTCCTGCCAGGTGTCGTCCAGCGGCGCATCCTCCTGCACCGAGGAGGGCTGCGAGGATTCTCCGGAAAGATCCAGGACGGCGGCAATCACGCAGGCATAGTCGCTGCCGCGCTTCTGCAGCGCCCCCAGGATGGCCCGCAGGATATGCGCGAACTCGCCGATGAAGGCGCGCGCTTCGCGGGTGGGCTGCGTCGAGGCGTACTCCAGCAGGACCGTCAGGTGATCGGGCAACTCGGCCGGGTCCAGCAGCAGCCCCGCCTGTTCATAGGTTTTCACCAGGTCGATCATGGCGGGGCCGCGATCGCGCGAGTCTCCATGCACGTGCTCGAACAGGTGCAGCGCCGTGCCGCGCCCGCGGTCGAACAGGTCGACATAGGCGGCCTCGGCATCCATGCCCTCGGCCAGCAGGCGGTCCATCAACGCATCCAGCTCGCTGCGGCGTATCGTGCCGATGGCCTGCTCGGCGTTCAGCGCCGCGTGGATATCGGTCAGGTGGCCGCGCATCGCGGCATCGGGGTAGCGCAGCAGGTGGGCCAGCGCGCGCAAGGTAAAGGCAATGCGATAGGTCATGGCGTCTCTCCTACAGGTCCACCTGGATGGGAATGGTCCGCTTCTTCTCGCTGCCGAAGAGGCTGGTCTCGGTCACGCCCTCGCTGCAACCGTTGCCGAAAGAGAAACCGCAACCGCCATGCAGGTTGAAGGCGTTCTCGGCATACTCGCGGTGCGCGGTCGGGATCACGAAGCGGTCTTCATAATTGGCGATCGCCATGATGTGGTACATGTCCTCGACCTGCGCGGCCGACAGGCCGACCTGGTCGATCGCCGCCACGTTGGGCGCGCCTTCGACGTGCTTGCCGCGCTGGTAGGCGCGCATCGCCAGCATGCGCTCCAGCGCCCGGACCACGGGCACGGTATCGCCGGCCGTCAGCAGGTTGGCCAGGTACTTCACCGGGATGCGCAACTGCTTCACGTCGGGCAGTTCCCCGTTCACGCCCAGGTGCCCGGCATTGCCGGCCGAGGTGATGGGCGAAAGCGGCGGCACGTACCAGACCATCGGCATGGTGCGGTATTCGGGGTGCAGCGGCAGCGCCACGCGCCAGTCCACGGCCATCTTGTAGACCGGGCTGTTGCGGGCAGCCTCCAGCCAGCTGTCCGGCACGCCATCGCGACGCGCCTGGGCGATCACCGCGGGGTCATGCGGATCGAGGAACACGCCAAGCTGCGCCTCGTACAGGTCGCGGTCCTTTTCGACGCTGGCGGCGGCCTCGATGCGGTCGGCGTCATACAGCAGCACGCCCAGGTAGCGGATACGGCCCACGCAGGTCTCGGAGCACACGGTAGGCTGGCCGGCCTCGATGCGGGGATAGCAGAAGATGCACTTCTCGGCCTTGCCGCTCTTCCAGTTGTAGTAGATCTTCTTGTAGGGACAGCCCGACACGCACATGCGCCAGCCGCGGCACTTGTCCTGGTCGATCAGCACGATGCCGTCTTCCTCGCGCTTGTAGATCGAGCCCGAGGGGCAGCTCGCCACGCAGGCCGGGTTCAGGCAATGCTCGCACAGGCGAGGCAGGTACATCATGAAGGTGTTCTCGAACTGCCCGTAGATGTCCTTCTGCACGTCCTCGAAATTGCTGTCCTTCGAGCGCTTGCTGAATTCCCCGCCCAGGATCTCCTCCCAGTTGGGCCCCCACTCGATGCGCTCCATGCGCTGCCCGGTGATCAGGCTGCGCGGGCGCGCGGTCGGCGCGGCCTTCATCTCGCGCGCCGTGTGCAGGTGTTCGTAGTCGAAGGTGAACGGCTCGTAGTAGTCGTCGATCTCCGGCATGTTCGGGTTGGCGAAGATCTTCATCAGCAGCTGCCACTTGCCGCCCTGGCGCGGCACGATGCTGCCGTCGGGCTTGCGCGTCCAGCCGCCGTTCCACTTGTCCTGGTTCTCCCATTCCTTGGGATATCCGATGCCGGGCTTGCTTTCGACGTTGTTGAACCACGCGTACTCCACGCCCGGGCGGCTGGTCCAGACGTTCTTGCACGTCACGCTACAGGTGTGGCAACCGATGCACTTGTCCAGGTTCAGGACCATGCCGATCTGCGCTCTTACTCTCATGGTGTGCTCCTTGTGGCGCCCGCGTCAGGGGTTCTCGCCCTGTGATTGGAAGACCGGGGCCAGATGATCCCCGCGTGGCGTGTCCAGCCAATCGACCTTCGCCATCTTGCGCACCACCACGAATTCATCGCGGTTCGTGCCGATCGTGCCGTAGTAGTTGAACCCGTAGCTGTACTGCGCATACCCGCCGATCATGTGCGTCGGCTTGAGCACGATGCGCGTCACCGAGTTGTGGATGCCGCCGCGCACGCCGGTGATTTCGCTGCCCGGTGTGTTGATGATCTTTTCCTGCGCGTGATACATCATCACCATGCCGGGCTTCACCCGCTGGCTGACCACCGCGCGCACGGCGACGGCGCCGTTCAGGTTGAACATCTCCATCCAGTCGTTGTCCTCGATGCCGGCGCGCCGCGCGTCCTCCTCGCTGATCCAGGCCACCGGGCCGCCCCGGTTCAAGGTCAGCATCAGCAGGTTGTCGGTGTACGTGCTGTGGATGCCCCACTTCTGGTGCGGCGTGATGAAGTTCAGCTGGATCTCGGGATGACCGTTGGGCTTGATGCCCTGCATGCCCGCGGTCGCCTTCATGTCCACCGGCGGCCGGTAGCTGCTGAAGCCTTCGCCGAAGGCGATCATCCAGGGATGGTCCTGGTAGAACTGCTGCCGTCCGGTCAGCGTGCGCCAAGGAATCAGCTCGTGCACGTTGGTGTAGCCCGCGTTGTAGCTGACGGTCTCGCTCTCGATGCCGCTCCAGGTCGGCGAACTGATGATCTTGCGCGGCTGCGCCTGGATGTCGCGATAGCGGATCTTCTCGTCCTCGCGATACAGCGCCAGGTGCTTGTGGTCCCGCCCGGTGATCGACGACAGCGCCTCCCAGGCCTTCACCGCGACGTGACCGTTGGTCTCGGGCGCCAGCAGCAGGATCGTCTCGCAGGCGTCGATGTCGCTCACGATGCGCGGGCGTCCCTCGGACACGCCCGGCTCGCGCACCACGCCATTCAACTGGCCCAGTTGCTCGACCTCGGTGCCGGTCTTCCAGCCGATGCCCTTGCCGCCATTGCCCAGCTTGTCCATCAGCGGGCCCAGCGCGGTGAACTGCTTGTACAGGTTGGGATAGTCGCGCGTGACCACGGTGACCTGCGGCGCGGTCTTGCCCGGGACCAGTTCGCACTGGCCCTTCTTCCATTCGGACACGCCGTCGGGCTGGGCCAGTTCCTGCGGCGTGTCGTGCATCAGCGGCGTCAGCACCACGTCGCGCTCCACGCCCAGATGGCCCACGCAGACCTCGCTGAAGGCCTTGGCGAAGCCCTTGTATATCTCCCAGTCGCTGCGCGACTCCCATACCGGGTCCACCGCCGCCGACAGCGGGTGGATGAAGGGGTGCATGTCGCTGGTGTTGAGATCGTTCTTCTCGTACCAGCTGGCCGTGGGCAGGACGACGTCCGAGTAGAGGCAGGTGGTGCTCATGCGGAAATCCAGCGTCACCAGCAGGTCCAGCTTGCCTTGCGGCGCCTCGGCGTGCCAGACCACCTCGGCCGGCTTGGCATCGTCGTGCCCCAGGTCCTTGCCCTGCACGCCGTTCTCGGTGCCAAGCAGGTGCTTGCAGAAATACTCGTGCCCCTTGCCGCTGGAACCCAGCAGGTTGCTGCGCCACACGAACAGGTTGCGAGGCCAGTTCTCGGGCGCGTCCGGGTCTTCGCAGCTCATGCTCAGCCGCCCGTCCGTCAGGGCCTGGGCGACGTAGTCGCGCGGGCTCACCCCCTCGGCCTCGGCTTGCGCGGCCAGCCCGAGCGGATTGGCCTTGAGTTGCGGCGCGCTGGGCAGCCAGCCCATGCGTTCGGCCCGCACGTTGTAGTCGATCATGCTGCCGCCGAACTGCGCACGGTCGGCCAGCGGGCTCACGATCTCGGACATGTCCAGCTTTTCGTAGCGCCACTGGTCCGTGTGGGCATAGAAGAAGCTGGTGCTGTTCTGCTGGCGCGGCGGACGCGACCAGTCCAGCGCGAAGGCCAGGGCGGTCCAGCCGGTCTGGGGCCGCAGCTTCTCCTGTCCCACGTAATGCGACCAGCCACCACCGCTTTGCCCGATGCAGCCGCACAGCATCAGCAGGTTGATGACGCCGCGATAGTTCATGTCGCAGTGATACCAGTGGTTCATGGCTGCGCCGATGATCACCATGGACTTGCCGCGGGTCTTGTCCGCGTTGGCCGCGAACTCGCGGGCCACCGTCACGATCTGCTGGCGCGGCACCCCGGTGATCTGCTCGGCCCATGCCGGCGTATAGGGCGCGTTGTCGTCGTAGCTGGCCGCGCCGCTGCCCAGGCCCCGGTCGATGCCGTATTGCGCCGCCTGCAAGTCGAACACCGTGGCCACCAGCGCCGTGCCGCCATTGCCC from Orrella dioscoreae includes the following:
- the narH gene encoding nitrate reductase subunit beta, whose translation is MRVRAQIGMVLNLDKCIGCHTCSVTCKNVWTSRPGVEYAWFNNVESKPGIGYPKEWENQDKWNGGWTRKPDGSIVPRQGGKWQLLMKIFANPNMPEIDDYYEPFTFDYEHLHTAREMKAAPTARPRSLITGQRMERIEWGPNWEEILGGEFSKRSKDSNFEDVQKDIYGQFENTFMMYLPRLCEHCLNPACVASCPSGSIYKREEDGIVLIDQDKCRGWRMCVSGCPYKKIYYNWKSGKAEKCIFCYPRIEAGQPTVCSETCVGRIRYLGVLLYDADRIEAAASVEKDRDLYEAQLGVFLDPHDPAVIAQARRDGVPDSWLEAARNSPVYKMAVDWRVALPLHPEYRTMPMVWYVPPLSPITSAGNAGHLGVNGELPDVKQLRIPVKYLANLLTAGDTVPVVRALERMLAMRAYQRGKHVEGAPNVAAIDQVGLSAAQVEDMYHIMAIANYEDRFVIPTAHREYAENAFNLHGGCGFSFGNGCSEGVTETSLFGSEKKRTIPIQVDL
- a CDS encoding nitrate reductase subunit alpha — protein: MSHFLDRLTHFRLPKESFSGKHGRTTGEDRTWEDAYRERWAHDKIVRSTHGVNCTGSCSWKIYVKGGIVTWETQQTDYPRTRWDMPNHEPRGCARGASYSWYLYSANRVKYPMVRGRLLERWRVALKVARSPVDAWALIVQDDAARRDYQQVRGMGGFVRSTWDEVNQLIAAANVYTIKQHGPDRIIGFSPIPAMSMVSYAAGSRYLSLLGGVCMSFYDWYCDLPPASPQVWGEQTDVPESADWYNSHYIIAWGSNVPQTRTPDAHFFTEVRYKGAKTVAVTPDYSEVAKLADIWLHPKQGTDAALAMAMGHVAFKEFYFDRRSAYFDDYARRYTDLPMLVLLKEKTLADGSVVQVPDRYLRANDLDGKLGQANNPEWKTLALDATGRVVLPQGSIGFRWGAEGREDAARWNLESKDAREGAAVTLRLSLLEGEAGDHEIVAVGFPYFGGIETPNFPANAQGSDVNAARVPACRLALGNGGTALVATVFDLQAAQYGIDRGLGSGAASYDDNAPYTPAWAEQITGVPRQQIVTVAREFAANADKTRGKSMVIIGAAMNHWYHCDMNYRGVINLLMLCGCIGQSGGGWSHYVGQEKLRPQTGWTALAFALDWSRPPRQQNSTSFFYAHTDQWRYEKLDMSEIVSPLADRAQFGGSMIDYNVRAERMGWLPSAPQLKANPLGLAAQAEAEGVSPRDYVAQALTDGRLSMSCEDPDAPENWPRNLFVWRSNLLGSSGKGHEYFCKHLLGTENGVQGKDLGHDDAKPAEVVWHAEAPQGKLDLLVTLDFRMSTTCLYSDVVLPTASWYEKNDLNTSDMHPFIHPLSAAVDPVWESRSDWEIYKGFAKAFSEVCVGHLGVERDVVLTPLMHDTPQELAQPDGVSEWKKGQCELVPGKTAPQVTVVTRDYPNLYKQFTALGPLMDKLGNGGKGIGWKTGTEVEQLGQLNGVVREPGVSEGRPRIVSDIDACETILLLAPETNGHVAVKAWEALSSITGRDHKHLALYREDEKIRYRDIQAQPRKIISSPTWSGIESETVSYNAGYTNVHELIPWRTLTGRQQFYQDHPWMIAFGEGFSSYRPPVDMKATAGMQGIKPNGHPEIQLNFITPHQKWGIHSTYTDNLLMLTLNRGGPVAWISEEDARRAGIEDNDWMEMFNLNGAVAVRAVVSQRVKPGMVMMYHAQEKIINTPGSEITGVRGGIHNSVTRIVLKPTHMIGGYAQYSYGFNYYGTIGTNRDEFVVVRKMAKVDWLDTPRGDHLAPVFQSQGENP
- the narJ gene encoding nitrate reductase molybdenum cofactor assembly chaperone, translated to MTYRIAFTLRALAHLLRYPDAAMRGHLTDIHAALNAEQAIGTIRRSELDALMDRLLAEGMDAEAAYVDLFDRGRGTALHLFEHVHGDSRDRGPAMIDLVKTYEQAGLLLDPAELPDHLTVLLEYASTQPTREARAFIGEFAHILRAILGALQKRGSDYACVIAAVLDLSGESSQPSSVQEDAPLDDTWQEPPVFGGCSTQGQASPKPGSPAAAQPVHILRRPPGAAA